A genomic segment from Labrus bergylta chromosome 3, fLabBer1.1, whole genome shotgun sequence encodes:
- the ahctf1 gene encoding protein ELYS isoform X1 — MHNLTARVTSSLLPYPAVTVDALGEDEITLDSVLHGKFTVGRSGLAWLACGPHLEVVHAVTGERLSAYCFGGGGEHPPSVLAARDFSWLKRSGLLVGLEEAEGSVLCLYDLGLSRVVKAVVIPGRITAIEPLVSYGGASTSTQHLHQSLRWFFGIAAVVTDLGHVLLVDLCLDDLSCSQSELEASDLQVVTKSPSEIPRLREVSTRQGRHLCLQLNAPSGVGATALQYISRTNQLAVGFSDGYLQLWNMKALKKEYHSQLDSGRVPIHAFTFQEPENDPRNCCYLWAVQSSQDLEGDMVSLRLLQLAFSERKCLASGRILYEGLEYCEERYSQDLSGPAFPLRAQATNTRLLSCQTIEKFRAHPDRDDSMNEVASPDTSVSIFSWQVRAYGQGTPSTYIGVFDINRWYHAQMPDSLRTGESLQNCPYLAVWSLDSVVQMVSQHLLLDVLVHERSLSRGMPFTCPPSEQYFNPTTYNFDATCLLNSGIVHLTCSGYQKETLSFLKKAAPCSSDIISSSYSRCLMSGLLSSRLADTQASSLSQEEQLDAILSTAVETSSLGLITGCIKQWTAEEQPGSALNLRYILDWAWNKVVQTKEELDGICAPLFDSSSNFTDPQTLQLLQHSQRLLSNLSTIFHCLLSEAQELTQKGLVGLMNKNMVSSLISKYAQVVLWFCRTGLLPEGSDDDALQISRPFYTPSVIGNYYTIRREELTRLSKGKWCADCLMIDGLVGQCGDRLTNLWKRDEGGTGQYPPPSLHALLDIYLLENIDEAAKHAIVIYLLLDVMHSLPNKEGASVEFFPTAFAIPIGLVKLVQGLWLLDHHDHQSSFELLLHPASSQCQFKWQHERVLQALMCQGQHPVALRYFQVTKPPISSTAQAKLCLSVLLHNRCLIEAWALLRQHSSRLNMAELMGFLYESCQELGLIKELLKLPLGLAEQECLEKFLQGTGGLQNRELLMVHYLQQANYIPALQLNHSLKLNLVNERDPKLKERTNTRNSILDQYGKVLPRVQRKLAMERAKPYQHSYAIHREVSRPQPLSTITKRSASEKVMSRAGFINNLLTKIEEVWLGKGETPQSSPAKRAADVKSPKSSSSTLPDPFLGTPITMTSKRKSRLMDLVVHPSCQTPRPLLSPPRPPSSWISPKSTSKGPELSLLQTPQVVKRARALAASGPVFSAFTPQSILRSSLRPTPVATPSASPGRSLTPPPRSKENRITFIEEAESPEPEKGIRWTNGMAADSEISLLTRGSLLSKSSRKIWSAQPAEEEEEEEEEQPHVKFLPPEGGIPSPELRCFESEPSSLSEVAAETKPLHLSLSFDTSQASLRSTDTTLEFFDAPLSAVQEGEEGHAISEEDGVVVTMSRKGLREKEEAQEIPSPITEQTPPLTSEEHTEDDDIEDTPPVTEEEIVEEVMEIGLDQEVQNEEVLSENEDKQHAESNSEQEGAALLDHEQLSSLNQVSIQVTESEEPVPEVECQDQLLIATGQDVQSEATEQTEIIEQEATPAAAEPSCEPEEDPEPSTADLTEFVQRHLFDSDSISLLARSGIHETSPTLTTFNNESLCEEEEEEEPSTAEAPPILTSQKSTTSVTSSEPTGTDSHSVVSVNDSEELSSPVSEEEEDEEEDEEDSDQSEEEEEEEEEEDSGSEVEIIDEVQGNGRLPPLQPSTVFIQQEHTHFLSDLSEPEAAAFSLITPAAEMKMVEEDLEGEVVMVRLGADDGGLLADEEEQGSSYMELKPSTTLLVPLELMEGQDGLVDGAQLDLPELQQTVQDDLTCETQGGFSLMLDVEEDGDKDADTLPMENDLQSSEPPALSYDELVAKPEVILLGIDDQVSEEDQRTEMDSLGGIEEKGPRESELEKLSDQAELPSELITVNHEAEDVEEELVTLSEKHQPEGLSESLSPAEEDLQAVMDENDSVADNESVEDKMSEEKHVDEEEEKLSPAEEEPSAVMGESDSIADNESVEDKMSEEENKPSPAEEEPSAVMGESDPIAKNDSAEQEIKEEDDYPTTSEEELPAVMDENNSVTKKDSAEEADEPTTAEEALPTVMDENESITKSASAEEEVKEEEDKPSPVEEALPTVMDENNSVTKSDSAEEEDKPTRAEEQVEPQENGPVVMDIEISPCVETTTAVEEMQQADEFFKETEEQIIEVSKTEKETTTRTRGKQRKPKEAEAEKPTMIEALSSESQPEEPSVLETSTSLRKKKAPSTPTRRTTRGRTVKFISPLTEEAEEPQEDGRVEDVETSQPVPSSPSRTPRKGKQSKDINGQASTPRRSARKAQQGPSNGEVEAIVNTAAVASTSKTSSPGRRRVSQRAASTRSQSGSDEVSAAPGPEIKDEEEQEDDVPDAKVSQRTSSKTPTPAKRRLPEANTPRRSSRRILSGSEVVQTPLEALKEEEQDEVFASPVKRSSRTRQSNQTSLSLHPQSARKTGRETVSENTKESEVLHEPELNSRAARTNSHRPTRSQLWDHPEEDLPLLDSPLEVDSETPVADALIKRLQDEEEKQEGGVVISKMVRTSKRSTKSSVEQIQSVPPEKDSLIPEEAESCPDEHSFIYSPSRRRTRASRAESPGPSEELPVPVTRSRRRVVKDAPHDTEENVEDEKEAPASTRKTARRTAKSKAVPEPPPIAQVDLISPLPSPVDPPQRVQRRTKEAEAPASNMNLRRKRIMDTVFTKPVTRRKKL; from the exons ATGCACAACCTGACTGCCCGGGTCACCAGCAGCCTGCTGCCTTACCCAGCAGTTACTGTAGACGCTCTGGGGGAAGATGAGATCACCCTAGACTCTGTGCTACATGGGAAGTTCACCGTTG GTCGCAGCGGGTTGGCCTGGCTGGCCTGTGGCCCCCATCTGGAGGTCGTCCATGCAGTAACAGGAGAGCGGCTGTCTGCGTACTGCTTCGGTGGTGGAGGAGAGCACCCACCCAGTGTCCTAGCTGCCAGGGACTTCAGCTGGCTCAAACG GTCTGGATTGCTTGTAGGCCTGGAGGAAGCAGAGGGCAGTGTGCTGTGTCTTTATGACTTGGGACTGTCCAGGGTGGTCAAAGCTGTGGTAATACCAGGCAGG ATTACTGCAATTGAACCGTTGGTGAGTTATGGCGGAGCAAGCACTTCAACCCAGCATCTTCACCAGAGTCTGCGCTGGTTCTTTGGCATCGCCGCCGTAGTAACAGACCTAGGCCATGTTCTGCTTGTGGACCTCTGCCTGGACGACCTGTCCTGCAGCCAAAGTGAACTGGAGGCTTCAG ACCTGCAGGTCGTGACCAAATCTCCTTCGGAGATCCCCAGACTTCGAGAAGTCAGCACCAGACAAGGCAGACATCTTTGTCTCCAGCTGAATGCTCCCAGTGGAGTGGGAGCCACAGCTCTGCAGTACATCTCCAGGACCAACCAGCTGGCAGTGGGATTTTCTGATGGATACTTACAGCTGTGGAACATGAAGGCGCTGAAGAAGGA ATACCACTCCCAGTTGGACAGTGGCAGGGTGCCCATTCACGCCTTCACCTTCCAGGAACCTGAAAACGACCCCAGGAACTGCTGCTACCTCTGGGCTGTTCAGTCTTCTCAGGACCT TGAGGGAGATATGGTCAGCCTCCGCCTGCTTCAGCTGGCGTTCAGTGAAAGGAAGTGTCTCGCTTCTGGAAGGATCCTCTATGAG GGTCTGGAGTATTGTGAGGAGCGTTACAGTCAGGACTTGAGTGGCCCAGCCTTCCCTCTCAGGGCCCAGGCCACCAACACCCGTCTGCTGAGTTGCCAAACCATTGAGAAGTTCAGAGCTCATCCTGACAGAGATGACAGCATGAATGAAG TTGCCTCTCCAGACACCAGTGTGTCTATCTTCAGCTGGCAAGTGAGGGCATACGGGCAGGGGACCCCATCTACCTACATCGGGGTTTTTGACATCAACCGATGGTACCACGCACAAATGCCAGACTCCTTAAG aaCGGGGGAGTCTCTTCAAAATTGTCCCTACCTGGCGGTCTGGTCTCTGGACTCTGTGGTGCAGATGGTGTCTCAGCACCTCCTCCTCGATGTGCTGGTGCACGAGCGCAGCCTGAGCAGAGGCATGCCCTTCACCTGCCCCCCATCAGAACAGTACTTTAACCCCACCACATACAACTTTG ATGCTACCTGTTTGCTCAACTCCGGAATAGTGCACTTAACCTGCTCTGGGTATCAAAAAGAG ACACTGAGCTTTTTGAAGAAAGCTGCCCCTTGTTCCAGTGACATCATCTCCTCCAGCTACTCTCGCTGCCTCATGTCTGGCCTCCTCTCATCGCGCCTGGCTGACACTCAGGCCTCCAGCCTCTCTCAG gaggagcagctgGATGCCATCTTGTCCACAGCGGTCGAGACCAGCTCTTTGGGACTGATCACTGGCTGTATTAAGCAGTGGACTGCAGAAG AACAACCAGGCTCTGCTCTGAATCTGCGCTACATCCTGGACTGGGCCTGGAACAAAGTAGTACAGACAAAGGAAGAACTGGATGGAATCt GTGCACCGCTGTTTGACAGCTCATCCAACTTCACAGACCCTCAGACGCTGCAGCTTCTTCAGCACAGCCAGAGGCTGCTCAGTAACCTCAGCACCATCTTCCACTGTCTGCTCAGTGAAGCTCAGGAGCTCACACAGAAAG GTCTGGTGGGTCTAATGAACAAGAACATGGTGTCCAGTCTCATTTCCAAGTACGCTCAAGTGGTGCTCTGGTTCTGTCGTACTGGTCTACTGCCCGAGGGATCAG ACGATGACGCTCTCCAGATCTCCAGGCCTTTCTACACTCCCTCAGTCATCGGCAACTATTATACGATACGCAGAGAGGAGCTCACCAGGCTGTCGAA GGGCAAGTGGTGTGCAGACTGCCTGATGATTGACGGGTTGGTCGGCCAGTGTGGTGATCGCTTGACCAACCTGTGGAAAAGGGATGAAGGCGGTACAGGGCAGTACCCCCCACCATCATTGCAT GCCTTGTTGGACATTTATTTACTGGAAAACATTGACGAAGCCGCTAAACATGCCATT GTGATTTACCTTTTGCTCGATGTCATGCACTCCCTCCCTAATAAGGAGGGAGCATCAGTGGAGTTTTTCCCCACAGCTTTTGCCATTCCCATTGGACTGGTGAAACTCGTACAGGGCCTCTGGCTTCTGGACCATCATGACCACCAG AGTTCATTCGAGCTGCTCCTTCATCCAGCATCCTCTCAGTGTCAGTTTAAGTGGCAGCACGAGCGGGTCCTGCAAGCTCTCATGTGCCAGGGTCAACACCCGGTGGCACTACGATATTTTCAAGTCACAAAACCCCCAATTTCCTCCACTGCCCAGGCCAaactctgcctgtctgtcctGCTACACAACAG GTGTCTCATCGAGGCGTGGGCTTTACTTCGGCAGCACTCTAGTCGTCTCAACATGGCCGAGCTGATGGGTTTCCTGTATGAGAGCTGCCAGGAGCTGGGCCTCATCAAGGAGCTGCTCAAACTGCCCCTGGGCCTCGCTGAGCAG gAATGTTTGGAGAAGTTTCTCCAGGGGACCGGAGGTCTCCAGAACCGAGAACTGCTGATGGTTCATTACCTCCAGCAGGCCAACTACATTCCTGCCCTCCAGCTCAACCACAGCCTCAAACTGAACCTTGTG AATGAGCGAGACCCAAAGCTTAAAGAACGAACAAACACCAGGAACTCGATACTGGATCAGTACGGAAAAGTTTTACCCAGAGTTCAGAGGAAACTGGCGATGGAGAGAGCCAAGCCCTACCAGCATTCCTACGCCATCCACAGAGAAG TCTCTCGACCACAGCCACTATCAACCATCACCAAGCGCTCCGCCAGTGAGAAGGTGATGTCGAGGGCCGGCTTCATCAACAATCTCCTGACAAAGATCGAGGAAGTGTGGTTAGGCAAAGGAGAAACACCGCAATCCTCACCAGCAAAGAG GGCTGCTGATGTTAAGAGCCCCAAGTCCTCTTCCTCGACTCTTCCTGACCCCTTCCTGGGGACACCGATCACTATGACCTCCAAACGGAAGTCAAG GCTCATGGACTTGGTGGTTCACCCCTCCTGTCAGACCCCCCGCCCTCTGCTCAGCCCCCCCAGACCTCCCAGCTCCTGGATCTCTCCAAAGAGCACCAGCAAGGGGCCTGAGCTTAGTCTTCTGCAAACACCGCAGGTCGTCAAG CGAGCTCGCGCCTTGGCTGCCTCCGGTCCTGTGTTCTCAGCCTTCACTCCACAGTCCATCCTGCGCAGCAGCCTGAGGCCCACACCTGTTGCCACCCCCTCTGCTTCTCCAGGACGCTCCCTTACGCCTCCACCTCGCAGCAAAGAGAACCGGATCACCTTCATCGAAGAGGCTGAATCTCCTGAACCAGAGAAGGGCATTCGATGGACTAATGGG ATGGCAGCAGACAGCGAGATTAGCTTGTTGACCAGAGGCTCTTTGCTGTCCAAGTCCTCCCGTAAAATCTGGTCCGCACAGCCtgcggaggaggaagaggaggaggaagaggaacaacCTCATGTAAAGTTCTTGCCTCCAGAAGGGGGTATTCCCTCTCCAGAGCTGAGATGCTTCGAGAGCGAGCCTTCCTCGCTCAGTGAAGTCGCTGCTGAAACCAAACCATTACACCTCAGCCTGAGCTTCGACACCAGCCAGGCGTCTCTCCGATCAACCGACACCACCCTGGAGTTCTTTGATGCTCCACTCTCTGCGGtccaggaaggagaggagggacaTGCTATTTCAGAGGAAGATGGAGTGGTAGTGACGATGAGCAGAAAAGGACTGAGGGAAAAGGAAGAAGCACAGGAAATACCCTCGCCTATCACAGAGCAAACCCCTCCCCTGACCTCAGAAGAGCACACTGAGGATGACGACATAGAGGACACTCCCCCAGTGACGGAAGAGGAAATAGTTGAGGAGGTCATGGAGATTGGTCTTGATCAAGAAGTTCAAAACGAAGAAGTTCTGTCTgaaaatgaagacaaacagcATGCCGAGTCAAACAGCGAACAAGAAGGTGCTGCACTTCTCGACCATGAGCAGTTGTCCAGTCTCAATCAAG TTTCTATCCAGGTAACTGAGAGTGAAGAGCCTGTCCCTGAAGTGGAATGTCAGGATCAGCTGTTAATTGCTACAGGGCAGGACGTCCAATCAGAGGCCACAGAACAAACAGAGATCATTGAGCAGGAAGCAACCCCTGCAGCAGCTGAACCCTCATGTGAACCTGAAGAGGATCCAGAGCCATCGACAG CAGATCTGACAGAGTTCGTGCAGAGACATTTGTTTGACAGTGATTCGATCTCACTGCTCGCCCGCTCAGGAATCCATGAAACATCACCGACCCTGACAACCTTCAACAA TGAGTCATTatgtgaggaggaagaggaggaggagccatcCACTGCTGAAGCTCCCCCGATATTAACCAGCCAGAAATCTACTACCTCTGTGACATCCTCTGAGCCTACAGGCACAGACTCCCACT CTGTTGTGAGTGTAAACGATAGTGAAGAGCTTTCCAGCCCTGTgtctgaggaagaagaagatgaggaggaggatgaagaggattCTGATCAatctgaggaagaagaggaggaggaagaggaggaggactctGGTAGTGAGGTGGAGATCATCGACGAGGTCCAGGGTAATGGGAGGCTGCCCCCCCTACAACCCAGCACAGTCTTCATacaacaggaacacacacactttctgtcaGATCTGTCAGAGCCAGAGGCTGCAGCGTTCTCTCTCATCACACCTGCTGCTGAGATGAag ATGGTTGAGGAGGACTTAGAAGGGGAGGTGGTGATGGTGAGACTCGGGGCGGATGATGGAGGCCTGCTGGCAGATGAGGAAGAGCAAGGGTCTTCATACATGGAGCTCAAACCCTCTACCACTCTCCTGGTTCCCCTGGAGCTGATGGAGGGCCAGGACGGTCTCGTGGATGGTGCTCAGCTGGATCTTCCTGAGCTCCAGCAGACCGTGCAAGACGACCTGACGTGTGAAACACAAGGCGGCTTCTCTCTGATGCTGGACGTGGAAGAGGATGGGGACAAAGACGCAGACACCCTACCCATGGAGAACGATCTTCAATCCTCTGAGCCTCCTGCCCTGTCTTATGATGAACTTGTGGCCAAACCCGAGGTTATTCTTTTGGGCATTGATGATCAGGTCTCAGAAGAGGACCAGAGAACAGAGATGGACAGCTTGGGTGGAATTGAGGAAAAAGGACCGAGAGAATCAGAGCTTGAAAAACTGTCTGATCAAGCTGAGCTACCAAGTGAATTAATCACAGTAAACCATGAGGCAGAAGATGTTGAAGAAGAGCTGGTAACATTGTCTGAAAAACACCAGCCAGAAGGTCTTTCAGAGTCTCTGTCACCTGCAGAGGAAGATCTCCAAGCTGTAATGGATGAAAACGACTCAGTTGCAGACAATGAATCTGTTGAGGATAAGATGAGTGAGGAGAAGCAtgttgatgaggaggaggagaaactaTCACCTGCAGAGGAAGAACCCTCAGCTGTAATGGGTGAAAGTGACTCCATTGCAGACAATGAATCCGTTGAGGACAAGATGAGTGAGGAGGAGAACAAACCATCACCTGCAGAGGAAGAACCCTCAGCTGTAATGGGTGAAAGTGACCCTATTGCAAAGAACGATTCAGCTGAACAGGAGATAAAAGAAGAGGATGATTATCCAACAACTTCTGAGGAAGAGCTCCCAGCTGTTATGGATGAAAACAACTCTGTTACAAAGAAAGATTCAGCCGAAGAGGCGGATGAACCAACAACTGCTGAGGAAGCACTTCCAACTGTAATGGATGAAAATGAATCTATTACAAAGAGCGCTTCAGCtgaagaggaggtaaaagaagaggaggataaacCATCACCTGTTGAGGAAGCACTTCCAACTGTAATGGATGAAAACAACTCTGTTACAAAGAGCGATTCAGCCGAGGAGGAGGATAAACCAACACGTGCTGAGGAGCAGGTAGAGCCTCAAGAAAACGGCCCAGTTGTCATGGACATTGAGATCTCCCCCTGTGTGGAGACAACGACTGCTGTGGAGGAGATGCAGCAGGCTGATGAAttctttaaagagacagaagagcAAATCATTGAGGTTTCTAAGACggagaaagaaacaacaacaagaaccaGGGGCAAACAGAGAAAACCAAAAGAAGCTGAAGCAGAAAAGCCAACGATGATTGAAGCTTTGAGCTCTGAGAGTCAGCCAGAAGAGCCGTCTGTGCTGGAAACCTCTACTTCTCTGAGGAAAAAGAAAGCTCCTTCGACCCCAACAAGGAGAACCACAAGAGGCAGGACGGTCAAGTTCATCTCCCCTCTcacagaggaagcagaggagcCACAGGAGGACGGGAGAGTGGAGGATGTAGAAACGAGCCAACCGGTCCCTTCCTCACCCAGTCGTACACCGAGAAAAGGTAAACAGAGCAAAGATATCAACGGACAAGCTAGCACACCTCGAAGAAGTGCCCGCAAAGCTCAGCAGGGGCCTTCTAATGGTGAAGTGGAGGCCATAGTTAACACTGCTGCTGTGGCATCAACGTCTAAGACCTCGTCTCCAGGCAGACGGCGGGTTTCCCAGAGAGCCGCTTCAACAAGGAGCCAGAGTGGCAGTGACGAGGTGTCTGCAGCCCCAGGGCCTGAAATCAAAGACGAGGAGGAACAAGAGGATGACGTCCCAGATGCAAAGGTTTCTCAACGAACAAGCTCCAAGACTCCCACACCTGCCAAACGAAGGCTCCCTGAGGCGAACACTCCGAGGAGATCCAGCAGGAGGATACTGAGCGGCAGTGAGGTCGTGCAGACACCTTTAGAGGCTTTgaaagaagaggagcaggaCGAGGTCTTTGCATCACCTGTTAAACGCAGCTCCAGGACTCGACAGTCAAACCAGACGTCTCTTAGTCTTCATCCACAA AGTGCAAGAAAGACGGGAAGAGAGACAGTCTCTGAAAACACTAAAGAAAGTGAAGTTCTACACGAGCCTGAGCTGAACAGCCGTGCTGCTCGCACCAACTCGCATCGACCCACCAGAAGCCAACTCTGGGATCACCCTGAGGAAGACCTTCCCCTATTGGACTCCCCGCTTGAGGTGGACTCTGAAACCCCTGTCGCAGACGCCCTCATCAAGAGACTTcaggatgaagaagagaaacaggaag GAGGAGTAGTCATCTCAAAGATGGTGAGAACCAGCAAGAGGAGCACCAAGTCGTCCGTTGAGCAGATTCAATCCGTTCCTCCTGAGAAAGACAGTCTGATCCCCGAAGAAGCAGAGTCTTGTCCAGACGAGCATTCGTTCATCTATTCGCCCTCACGTAGAAGAACAAGAG CCAGCAGAGCAGAGTCTCCGGGGCCGAGTGAAGAGTTGCCGGTACCCGTCACTCGCAGCAGGAGAAGAGTCGTCAAGGACGCTCCTCAT gaCACAGAAGAAAATGTGGAAGATGAAAAAGAAGCCCCTGCTAGCACGAGAAAAACAGCCAGACGAACAGCCAA ATCCAAAGCCGTTCCTGAGCCGCCTCCCATAGCACAGGTGGACCTGATCTCACCTCTGCCTAGCCCAGTTGATCCACCTCAGCGAGTACAGAGGAGGACAAAGGAGGCAGAGGCCCCCGCCTCCAACATGAACCTCCGACGCAAACGCATAATGGACACCGTTTTCACCAAACCCGTCACACGGAGGAAGAAACTCTGA